The DNA window AATCGATTGATTGGAGCATTGATCGGATTACTTATATTTGCAACTTTCATCGCTTCCTTTACTTATTGGAAATTAGATCGAGGCATTGTTTTTTTGAGCTTTGCAAGTGTGTTGCTGGTAGGATTTCAGGGGTGGATAGGTGCAAAAGTAGTCGCTACTGATTTAGCAGTTTCTATGATCACCATTCACATGGTTTTGGCACTTGCCATTGTGTTTTTGTTAATATACACCATTATTAGAGGATTTAAAGTAGTTTGGAAAACTACTCCTATAGCAAATAAAAAACGAATCAACCAAGTCATTATCTTAAGTTTGGTTTTGTCTTTTATACAAGTAGTGCTGGGGACACAAGTGAGAGAGGCAATAGATTTGATTGCCCGAAATATGGGAGAAGCTCAGCGAGGTTTATGGGTAGATAACTTAGGGATGACATTTTACATCCATCGCTCATTTTCTTGGTTAGTGTTTCTAACCCACGTGTATTTGGTTTATTTACTTTATACACAACTTAAAGAAAGAAATCATTTTGTATTTAAATATACAATATACCTGTTTTTGATAATAATTAGTGAAGTCGCTACTGGAATAGCAATGGCTTATTTCGGGATACCTGCATTCTTGCAGCCCATTCATTTATTGTTGGGTTCACTAGTGCTAGGCATTCAATTTTTCTTATTGCTGGCGATTAATTATGAGAGAGTTTTTGTGAAGAAGGGAGTAAATTCGTTGGGAGAACTTTCTCAAGAGCAACTAATTTCGCAATGATAACAACTGAGACAAACATTAATACATCAACCTCAGTATTGGTAAAATTTAAAACCTATACTGAGCTATTAAAGCCGAGATTATCATTTCTTGTAGCTTTTTCGGCAGCATTTGGGTACCTGTTGGCATTCGAAGGAACCATCAACTGGGCAACCTTTATTAGCTTGTCAATGGGAGGTTTTTTGGTGTCAGGAGCATCTATTATGATCAACCAAATCATAGAAAAAGATTTGGATCGAATGATGGACCGGACTCAAAACAGACCAATCCCCTCAGGTAGAGTAACAGTAAACGAGGCCATTTTCTATACAATTATTACTGGAATAGGCGGCTTGTTTTTGTTGCTTAGCTATACCAATATACTAACTACTGCCTTAGCATTTGTTTCAATGTTGCTATATGGCTTTGTATATACACCACTTAAAAGAGTAGGTTCTATAGCTGTATTTGTGGGAGCTATCCCCGGAGCTCTACCTCCTATGTTGGGTTGGGTGGCGGCAACTGGACGCATTAGTTATGAAGCCATTATTATTTTTGCGTTTCAGTTCATTTGGCAATTCCCTCATTTTTGGGCAATTGCTTGGGTACTGGACGATGACTACAAGAAAGCAGGGTTCAAACTGTTACCCTCCAAAAAAGGCAAAGATGTAAGCACTGCATTTCAAATAGCTGTTTACACAATGTTCCTGATTCCTATGGGGTTGTTACCCACACAAGTAGGTATTACAGGTTTAACAGCAGGAGTTATAGCAACTGGGTGCGGCATTTTATTTTTA is part of the Microscilla marina ATCC 23134 genome and encodes:
- the cyoE gene encoding heme o synthase, with amino-acid sequence MITTETNINTSTSVLVKFKTYTELLKPRLSFLVAFSAAFGYLLAFEGTINWATFISLSMGGFLVSGASIMINQIIEKDLDRMMDRTQNRPIPSGRVTVNEAIFYTIITGIGGLFLLLSYTNILTTALAFVSMLLYGFVYTPLKRVGSIAVFVGAIPGALPPMLGWVAATGRISYEAIIIFAFQFIWQFPHFWAIAWVLDDDYKKAGFKLLPSKKGKDVSTAFQIAVYTMFLIPMGLLPTQVGITGLTAGVIATGCGILFLVPALQLLKICSSKGDAELAKQQAKRIMFGSFIYLPVVQIAFLIDKI
- a CDS encoding COX15/CtaA family protein; the protein is MSNKNTHKVFRKLGIVTIVAVYFLIAVGGIVRTTGAGMGCPDWPKCFGSWIPPTEVSQLPKNYKEKFKVQGKEIADFNPIKTWIEYINRLIGALIGLLIFATFIASFTYWKLDRGIVFLSFASVLLVGFQGWIGAKVVATDLAVSMITIHMVLALAIVFLLIYTIIRGFKVVWKTTPIANKKRINQVIILSLVLSFIQVVLGTQVREAIDLIARNMGEAQRGLWVDNLGMTFYIHRSFSWLVFLTHVYLVYLLYTQLKERNHFVFKYTIYLFLIIISEVATGIAMAYFGIPAFLQPIHLLLGSLVLGIQFFLLLAINYERVFVKKGVNSLGELSQEQLISQ